In Pyrus communis chromosome 11, drPyrComm1.1, whole genome shotgun sequence, the sequence AGGTATATTTTATTCAAGTGAAAATTGATAAGGCGAAAACCTTATAACTACTCATAATCATACATATAATTCCCAGACATTTACAGAATTATGTGTTCTGAAAGGTAATGTGTGCTTGTGTGTTTCTGAtagaggaagagaaagatgaAGCAGGGTTACAGAAGATATCAAAATGCTATTGTGTTTGCTATGGCTTCCGTTGCTATAGTTTATATGGTTGTGAGTCTTGTGACAAATGGTTTGAAAGGAACGTCTTGGTTTAATTTTTCGCCGTCTCAATTTCCATGGTTGGGTACCGGCGTAGATATGATTTCTGGTTCCACATTCAGAATCAACTATAGTGCATCATACAAGGTATTCTACTTATTCAAGTTTGGTCCTTGAATTTCTGTAAAATTTAGTTATGGTGTAAACTTGTGTAACCAATTttgttcttccatttttttttttttttagggttgatGTTACCACTTATGTCTTGACCAATTTAATCTTCTAGGATGCAACAAGGATGAAGGCATTGCCTGATCTTGAAAGGGGATACATTGGCGATTCTGTTCTGCAAAGGGATTGGCAGAAGGGAgatgaaaacctgaagaaacTTGAAGCTGGTCTTGCTGCTGCTAGAGCATTGATTGGGGAAGCAATAAAAAATCCTAACCATACAACACCTCTTAAAGATGCAGATTATATACCAAAAGGCGATATTTACAGGAATGCGTATGCCTTTCACCGGTACTGAACTCTCATAACTAATCTTTCAATGGTCCGAAAAATAAATTGCCTTACTCTTCAGTTCtgtctcattttatttcaattatgtAGGAGCTACCTCTTAATggaaaaaatgtttaaaatatatGTCTACGAAGAGGGAGAGCTGCCTATATTTCATAACGGTCCTTGCAAGAACATTTACTCTACGGAGGGACTCTTCCTTAGCTTCATAGAAACTGATACCAAGTTCCGGACTCGAGAGCCTGAAAATGCTCACGTCTATTTTCTGCCATTCAGTGTTGTGATGATCGTCGAGTATTTGTTTCACCCGATTATTCGTGACAAAGCTGTTCTTGAGCGCACTGTGGTTGATTACGTTCGTATCATCTCTAATAGGTATCCATACTGGAACAGAAGCCTTGGAGCTGATCATGTCATGCTT encodes:
- the LOC137708552 gene encoding probable glycosyltransferase At3g07620, with protein sequence MKQGYRRYQNAIVFAMASVAIVYMVVSLVTNGLKGTSWFNFSPSQFPWLGTGVDMISGSTFRINYSASYKDATRMKALPDLERGYIGDSVLQRDWQKGDENLKKLEAGLAAARALIGEAIKNPNHTTPLKDADYIPKGDIYRNAYAFHRSYLLMEKMFKIYVYEEGELPIFHNGPCKNIYSTEGLFLSFIETDTKFRTREPENAHVYFLPFSVVMIVEYLFHPIIRDKAVLERTVVDYVRIISNRYPYWNRSLGADHVMLSCHDWGPRATWYVKQLYFVAIRVLCNANTSEHFNPKKDASFPEINLETGEITGLIGGLHPSKRTILAFFAGRMHGRIRPFLFEHWKGKDRDLLVYEKLPEELSYHDMLKKSKYCICPSGHEVASPRIVEAIYAECVPVLISQHYVLPFSDVLNWDSFSVQVSVSEIPKLKEILIEIPEEQYRRMQERVKQVQRHFVVNNPPKRFDVFHMIIHSIWLRRLNVQI